The following are from one region of the Acidobacteriota bacterium genome:
- a CDS encoding carboxypeptidase regulatory-like domain-containing protein, whose translation MKPLMTLRFTILCCTLVLLPASPRYAQETGGVGRIKLNSVNTASAATPQKTVVQRRKPAASATKGKVFTTTTGALSVVSESAAMVFIKPINASEFIDKEAIEPGRGQVIFDNLPPGQYHVVAELDGYQDGEGEVTIGAGKIAGLTLRLAPELYTVTIKTNVRAGDVRYRLNAKGQIPQVVAMRGNGQALLTGMRAGEYEIDVRAADAAYKPLPALIQVGKGNTEFEVNLVRALCEEAFSEPWSSLNGWEAPAGWAVASRKLTVRNAGVALPKDECPRHFADFELTSDVKMLNDVGVSFVLRAQDKQSYYLVQLTGAKADEPWVLRGYLVQGGRKQQLNRSVPIDAFAQSMTGKFFSVVLLVKGNVISIAVNDSDTGAELPLGKLTDSGKHFTLGAVGLSCAGTEQFEVARFIVKPQ comes from the coding sequence ATGAAACCCTTGATGACCTTACGCTTCACCATACTCTGCTGCACGCTCGTCTTATTGCCCGCAAGTCCCCGCTACGCCCAGGAAACCGGCGGTGTGGGCCGGATCAAATTGAATTCGGTCAATACGGCGAGCGCCGCCACGCCGCAAAAGACCGTCGTGCAGCGGCGTAAACCTGCGGCATCCGCCACCAAAGGCAAAGTTTTCACCACCACCACGGGCGCGCTTAGCGTGGTGTCGGAATCGGCGGCGATGGTCTTTATCAAACCCATCAATGCTAGCGAATTCATTGACAAAGAAGCCATCGAACCGGGCCGCGGCCAAGTCATTTTCGACAATCTGCCGCCCGGCCAATATCACGTGGTGGCCGAACTCGACGGCTATCAGGATGGCGAAGGCGAGGTGACCATTGGCGCTGGCAAGATTGCCGGGTTGACCTTGCGGCTCGCCCCGGAACTTTACACCGTCACCATCAAAACCAATGTGCGCGCCGGTGATGTGCGTTATCGCTTGAATGCCAAAGGCCAGATTCCCCAAGTCGTGGCGATGCGCGGCAACGGCCAGGCGTTGCTGACGGGTATGCGCGCAGGCGAATACGAAATTGATGTGCGCGCTGCTGACGCCGCCTACAAACCGCTGCCCGCGTTGATTCAAGTCGGCAAAGGCAACACCGAATTCGAGGTCAATCTGGTGCGCGCGCTGTGCGAAGAGGCGTTTTCCGAACCATGGTCGAGCCTAAACGGCTGGGAAGCCCCGGCGGGCTGGGCCGTCGCCAGCCGCAAACTCACCGTCAGGAACGCGGGCGTAGCCTTGCCCAAGGACGAATGTCCGCGCCATTTCGCCGATTTCGAACTAACCAGCGATGTCAAAATGCTGAATGACGTCGGTGTCTCGTTCGTGCTGCGCGCGCAGGACAAACAGAGTTATTACCTGGTGCAATTGACCGGCGCGAAAGCCGATGAGCCTTGGGTTTTGCGCGGCTATTTGGTGCAAGGCGGACGCAAACAGCAATTGAACCGTTCGGTGCCAATTGATGCCTTTGCGCAAAGCATGACGGGCAAGTTCTTTTCGGTGGTATTGCTTGTCAAAGGCAACGTCATCAGCATTGCGGTGAATGACAGTGACACCGGCGCCGAACTGCCATTGGGCAAGCTAACCGATTCCGGCAAGCATTTCACCCTGGGCGCGGTTGGTTTGAGTTGCGCGGGCACGGAACAATTCGAGGTCGCGCGCTTTATCGTCAAGCCGCAGTAG
- a CDS encoding right-handed parallel beta-helix repeat-containing protein has protein sequence MSATFAPTAIPQTHPSKLKRLFTLLLVLLGLLCTAALSIGFYPFKPDVPPGGATNGAPGSGGLKRPFPAMVLRADNPATDDKIELGRLLYFDPVLSGDNTQSCATCHHPDLGLADGRSQAMGKGGTGYGDARTGGAVIKRSAPTVWNAAFNHKQFWDGRAADLEEQARGPITSEKEMNQNPDELVKELKAIPEYVQRFDKVFNGQDGSTITLDNVTYAIAAFERTLISNNSPFDRYAAGDVNALTPEQKHGLTLFRSLKTRCFECHGFPTFANPDFKVIGVPDMPGQEKDLGRAEQNAGEAYNHAFKVATLRNVALTAPYMHNGRFQTLEEVVDFYAGGGGAGVGNKLPNLDDKIRKFTLTADEKRDLVAFLHALTDESKKPEIPEKVPSGLAVAPHLQGKAGSVLKPPAAPAAALAKEDTRKPTTWTVAPGQTIQAALDRTIPGDVVEVKPGVYHEALLLNTDGVTIRGLIENGQRATLDGQNKLTDAMISSSHNLVFEGLAVKDYVNNGLTIHGSQNVTFRNLVVDNAGLYGVYPVECKGVLVEGCVVSGIKDAAIYVGQSADIIVRNNEAHDSVTGIEIENSVNSVVENNYCHDNAAGMLVFLLPNNPSKVAHDHKVLNNRIVNNNHENFGDPNSTVGKVSPGTGLIVMGADNTQVTGNEIRGNNSIGLAVVSLEIMYPKGKLFDVGVVPENNRFWGNTFAENGRNPVGDAKKMGLLNTDIFWDGSGWNNSFEQPGAKTFPGVLPSQSWPDVMRRAYTRGFRYLVERML, from the coding sequence ATGAGCGCCACCTTTGCACCGACTGCTATTCCGCAAACCCACCCTAGCAAGCTGAAACGCTTGTTCACGCTACTGCTCGTGCTGCTTGGCTTGCTTTGCACGGCTGCCCTATCCATCGGTTTTTATCCCTTCAAACCTGACGTGCCGCCGGGCGGGGCGACCAATGGCGCGCCGGGCAGCGGCGGCTTGAAACGGCCCTTCCCCGCGATGGTGTTGCGCGCGGACAATCCCGCGACCGATGACAAGATCGAGTTAGGGCGGCTGCTTTATTTCGATCCGGTGCTGTCGGGCGACAACACGCAATCGTGCGCGACCTGTCACCACCCCGATCTGGGTTTGGCCGATGGCCGCAGTCAGGCGATGGGCAAAGGCGGCACCGGCTATGGCGACGCGCGCACGGGCGGCGCTGTCATCAAACGCAGCGCCCCGACGGTGTGGAATGCGGCGTTCAATCACAAACAGTTCTGGGACGGACGCGCCGCTGATTTGGAAGAGCAGGCGCGCGGGCCAATCACCTCTGAAAAAGAGATGAATCAGAATCCCGACGAACTGGTCAAGGAACTCAAGGCCATTCCCGAATACGTGCAGCGCTTCGACAAAGTGTTCAACGGCCAGGACGGTTCGACAATCACGCTGGACAATGTGACCTATGCCATCGCCGCGTTCGAGCGCACGCTCATCAGCAACAATTCCCCCTTTGATCGCTATGCGGCGGGCGATGTCAACGCGCTGACGCCGGAACAGAAACACGGCCTGACGCTCTTTCGTTCGCTCAAGACGCGCTGCTTTGAATGCCACGGCTTCCCGACCTTCGCCAACCCCGATTTCAAAGTCATCGGCGTGCCCGATATGCCAGGGCAGGAAAAAGACTTGGGCCGCGCCGAACAAAACGCGGGCGAGGCTTATAACCACGCCTTCAAAGTCGCCACGCTGCGCAACGTCGCGCTGACCGCACCGTATATGCACAACGGGCGCTTCCAGACGCTGGAAGAAGTCGTGGATTTCTATGCGGGCGGCGGCGGCGCGGGCGTAGGCAACAAGCTGCCCAACCTCGACGACAAGATTCGCAAGTTCACGCTGACCGCTGACGAAAAGCGCGACCTTGTTGCCTTTCTGCACGCGCTGACCGATGAAAGCAAGAAGCCGGAGATTCCCGAAAAAGTCCCCTCCGGCTTGGCCGTCGCGCCGCATCTGCAAGGCAAAGCCGGTTCGGTGCTCAAGCCGCCCGCCGCGCCTGCCGCCGCCTTAGCCAAAGAAGACACGCGCAAACCCACGACCTGGACGGTCGCGCCGGGCCAAACGATTCAAGCCGCGCTCGACCGCACGATTCCCGGCGATGTCGTCGAGGTCAAGCCCGGCGTTTATCATGAGGCCTTGCTGCTCAACACCGACGGCGTGACGATTCGCGGCCTCATCGAAAACGGCCAACGCGCCACGCTCGACGGGCAGAACAAACTGACCGATGCGATGATTTCGTCTTCGCATAACTTGGTGTTCGAGGGGCTGGCGGTGAAAGATTACGTCAACAATGGCCTGACGATTCACGGCAGCCAGAACGTCACCTTCCGCAATCTGGTAGTTGATAACGCGGGCCTTTACGGCGTGTATCCCGTCGAGTGCAAAGGCGTGCTCGTCGAAGGCTGCGTCGTTTCGGGCATCAAAGACGCGGCGATTTACGTCGGCCAATCCGCCGACATCATCGTGCGCAACAACGAAGCCCACGACAGCGTCACCGGCATCGAGATCGAAAACTCAGTTAATTCGGTCGTCGAAAACAATTACTGCCACGACAACGCCGCCGGGATGCTGGTCTTCCTGCTGCCCAACAATCCTTCCAAAGTCGCGCACGATCACAAAGTCCTCAACAACCGCATCGTCAACAACAATCACGAAAACTTCGGCGACCCCAATTCGACCGTCGGCAAAGTCAGCCCCGGCACCGGTCTGATCGTGATGGGCGCGGACAATACGCAAGTCACCGGCAACGAAATCCGCGGCAACAATTCCATCGGCCTGGCCGTCGTCAGCCTCGAAATCATGTACCCCAAAGGCAAGCTCTTCGATGTCGGCGTCGTGCCCGAAAACAACCGTTTCTGGGGCAACACCTTTGCCGAGAACGGACGCAATCCGGTGGGCGATGCCAAAAAGATGGGCCTGCTGAACACGGACATTTTCTGGGACGGCAGCGGTTGGAATAACTCGTTTGAACAGCCGGGCGCAAAGACCTTCCCCGGTGTGCTGCCCTCACAAAGCTGGCCGGATGTAATGCGGCGGGCGTATACACGAGGGTTCCGATACCTGGTCGAAAGGATGCTATAA
- a CDS encoding TIGR02452 family protein → MNREQRIAAAAETLEILQRGRYTAASGRAVEIHAWLHDAISRTRLYRPAEFPAELVIAARPFQTISTVTAETTLAAAQRLAITAAGDEPLCLNFASAKNPGGGFLSGAQAQEESLARSSGLYASIAPQVEMYEYNRLVKTCFYSDYMIYSPGVPVFRDDAGRLLGAPYRTAFITAPAVNAGVVRQRELTQLPLLRPTMKQRLQRLLWVAHQHGHTRLVLGAWGCGVFANDPYEIAALFAETLGAGGPFDGCFRAVVYAIYDRTNNRAVFAPFEKRLGTPASPLAAAPGQPESNSRNNEEG, encoded by the coding sequence ATGAACCGCGAACAACGCATTGCCGCCGCCGCAGAGACGCTGGAAATTTTGCAGCGTGGCCGTTACACCGCCGCTTCGGGCCGCGCCGTCGAAATCCATGCCTGGTTGCACGACGCCATCAGCCGCACACGGCTGTATCGGCCCGCCGAATTCCCTGCCGAACTGGTAATTGCCGCACGTCCATTTCAAACCATCAGCACCGTCACTGCCGAAACAACGCTGGCCGCCGCGCAGCGCTTGGCAATCACCGCTGCCGGCGATGAACCGCTTTGCCTCAATTTCGCGTCGGCAAAAAATCCGGGCGGCGGTTTTTTGAGCGGCGCGCAGGCGCAGGAAGAATCATTGGCGCGGTCGTCGGGTCTTTACGCGAGCATCGCGCCGCAAGTGGAAATGTACGAGTACAACCGGCTCGTCAAGACCTGTTTTTATTCCGATTACATGATCTATTCGCCCGGCGTGCCGGTGTTTCGCGACGACGCGGGCCGCTTGTTGGGCGCACCTTATCGCACCGCTTTCATCACCGCGCCCGCCGTCAATGCGGGCGTCGTGCGGCAACGCGAACTGACGCAGTTGCCACTCTTACGCCCGACGATGAAACAACGTCTGCAACGTCTGTTGTGGGTCGCGCACCAACACGGTCACACGCGGCTGGTGCTGGGCGCGTGGGGATGCGGCGTCTTCGCCAACGATCCCTATGAAATCGCCGCTTTGTTTGCCGAAACGCTCGGCGCGGGCGGGCCGTTCGACGGCTGCTTCCGCGCAGTGGTCTATGCGATTTATGACCGCACGAATAATCGCGCGGTGTTTGCGCCCTTTGAAAAGCGCTTGGGAACGCCAGCGTCCCCGCTGGCTGCTGCGCCAGGGCAACCTGAAAGTAACAGTAGGAACAACGAAGAAGGATAA
- a CDS encoding Uma2 family endonuclease — MSPQVQPALTFDEYLELDREAEFRSEFANGRMEGMAGGSKEHALIAFNLSGEFALQLKNRPCLAFGSDLRLAVLTKKHGRYPDLSIVCGQPEFYQQDTLTNPTVLIEILSPSTEAKDRGEKAEEYRGIASLQEYLLIAQDRYHVEHYARQPDQRWLLTEFKELHETVQLTSINCQLKLADIYDKWELLHDAT; from the coding sequence ATGTCACCGCAAGTACAACCGGCATTAACGTTTGATGAGTATCTCGAGCTTGACCGTGAAGCCGAGTTTCGTAGCGAGTTCGCCAACGGGCGCATGGAAGGGATGGCGGGCGGCAGCAAAGAGCACGCGCTCATCGCATTCAATCTGAGCGGCGAGTTTGCCTTGCAATTGAAAAACCGCCCCTGCCTCGCTTTCGGCAGCGACTTGCGGCTGGCAGTCCTGACCAAGAAACATGGCCGCTATCCTGATCTTTCAATTGTTTGCGGCCAGCCGGAGTTTTACCAGCAAGACACGCTGACCAATCCCACCGTGTTGATCGAAATCCTTTCCCCATCCACCGAAGCCAAAGATCGCGGGGAAAAAGCCGAAGAGTATCGCGGCATCGCTTCATTGCAAGAGTATTTGTTGATCGCGCAAGACCGCTATCACGTCGAACATTACGCGCGTCAGCCCGATCAACGCTGGTTGCTAACCGAATTCAAGGAACTGCACGAGACCGTCCAACTCACCTCGATCAACTGCCAACTCAAGCTCGCCGACATTTATGACAAGTGGGAGCTGCTGCACGACGCGACATAA
- a CDS encoding PBP1A family penicillin-binding protein, with product MERPRRRFFSPLLLAPLLVIGLIGVGAAVYYYQQYTAIIDAGLRGDIFVRSSGIYAAPPVLRQGIPMKPADLVTHLKRVGYLEAGTTQNQNRGQYTVRGNVIELRPSADAAIDGDYTFRPLRINFNGSGIQSVNDLSTREQLTEAPIEPEVVSSIVNESREKRKIIEYKDMPQTLVDAITSVEDRSFFEHYGINWSGVIRAFIKNQQAGEVREGGSSISQQLVKKLFLTDERVWSRKLPEAYMTILLEQRLSKQQILAMYCNLIYLGQRGSFSINGFGMAARAYFDKDISQLTLPESAMLAGIIRSPNRYSPFQHEERAKDRRDKVLSIMVETGKITSEQAEKAKLQPLGLKGKGAGSLDANDAPYFIDYLTKQLEAQFDNREALKNLRIYSTLDIDLQRAAYAAVSRQMAAIDKLFAKRKGGTAGLQTALVAMNPKTGEVLAMVGGRDYGQSQLNRVTEARRQPGSVFKPFVYAAALTEGADEGGQAITPATMFLDAARTFNYGNGQTYSPGNFKDQFSNKKITMRDALVNSKNVITVELAQLIGFSTVARLAERAGIQRVPTYPSMALGVAEATPLQVASAYTMFANQGKRVLPIAYTRITSGSGATLKTTQTESRDILQPQVAYLMTSMLKDVLDRGTGTRVRAMGFKGIAAGKTGSSRDGWFAGYTPNLVCVVWVGFDDNSDLGLTGGATAAPIWADFMIKALQLRPDLGGDFQDPGDLVTVDIDPATGMVAQTDTPNVRHELFLRGTEPGPGTPYSPDGDNPEPVPTPKPVKLEEPPYVEPKPPAAKEKSGERLARNPNGELPNYSSPMVSIQVCALTGLLPVRGVCTRTAWRKFAYGKEPTDDCSESRHERQRLIGTNGGQER from the coding sequence GTGGAACGTCCACGGCGGCGGTTCTTTTCGCCGCTGTTGCTGGCGCCGTTGTTGGTGATTGGGCTGATCGGCGTAGGAGCGGCGGTGTATTACTACCAGCAATACACCGCCATCATTGACGCCGGTTTGCGGGGCGATATTTTCGTGCGTTCGTCGGGGATTTACGCGGCCCCGCCCGTCTTGCGCCAGGGCATCCCCATGAAGCCCGCCGATCTCGTCACCCATCTCAAACGAGTCGGCTACCTGGAAGCTGGCACAACCCAGAATCAAAATCGCGGCCAATACACCGTGCGCGGCAATGTCATTGAACTGCGGCCCAGCGCCGATGCCGCGATTGATGGGGATTACACCTTCCGCCCGCTACGTATCAATTTCAACGGCAGCGGCATTCAATCCGTCAACGACCTTTCGACGCGCGAGCAATTAACCGAAGCGCCCATCGAACCCGAAGTCGTCTCGTCCATCGTCAACGAAAGCCGCGAGAAGCGCAAAATCATCGAATACAAGGACATGCCGCAAACGCTGGTGGATGCCATCACCTCCGTCGAAGACCGCTCGTTCTTTGAGCATTACGGCATCAATTGGTCGGGCGTGATTCGCGCGTTTATCAAAAATCAACAGGCCGGCGAGGTGCGCGAAGGCGGCAGTTCGATCTCGCAGCAATTGGTCAAGAAACTCTTCCTCACCGACGAACGTGTTTGGAGCCGCAAGCTGCCCGAAGCTTACATGACCATCCTGCTCGAACAACGCCTGAGCAAACAGCAGATTCTGGCGATGTATTGCAATCTGATCTATCTAGGCCAGCGCGGCAGCTTTTCGATCAACGGCTTCGGCATGGCGGCGCGCGCTTATTTCGACAAAGACATTTCGCAACTGACCTTGCCCGAATCGGCCATGCTGGCCGGCATCATTCGCAGCCCGAACCGCTATTCGCCCTTCCAACACGAAGAGCGCGCCAAAGACCGCCGCGACAAAGTGCTTTCGATCATGGTCGAAACCGGCAAGATCACGTCCGAACAGGCGGAGAAAGCCAAGCTGCAACCGCTCGGACTGAAAGGCAAAGGCGCGGGTTCGCTCGATGCCAACGATGCGCCGTACTTTATTGATTACCTGACCAAACAGCTCGAAGCCCAATTCGACAATCGCGAGGCGCTCAAAAACCTGCGCATCTATTCGACGCTCGACATTGATCTGCAACGCGCCGCTTACGCCGCCGTGAGCCGCCAGATGGCCGCGATTGACAAGCTCTTTGCCAAACGCAAAGGCGGCACCGCCGGCTTGCAAACCGCGCTGGTCGCCATGAATCCGAAAACCGGCGAAGTGCTGGCGATGGTCGGCGGACGCGATTACGGCCAGTCGCAACTCAACCGCGTCACCGAAGCGCGCCGCCAACCCGGCTCGGTTTTCAAACCCTTCGTCTATGCCGCCGCCTTGACCGAAGGCGCGGATGAAGGCGGCCAGGCGATCACACCCGCGACGATGTTTCTGGACGCGGCGCGCACGTTCAATTACGGCAACGGGCAAACCTACAGCCCCGGCAATTTCAAAGACCAATTCAGCAATAAAAAAATCACCATGCGCGATGCGCTGGTCAATTCCAAAAATGTCATCACCGTCGAACTGGCCCAACTGATCGGCTTCTCGACCGTGGCCCGCCTGGCCGAACGCGCGGGCATCCAACGCGTCCCGACTTATCCTTCGATGGCGTTGGGTGTGGCCGAAGCGACGCCGTTGCAAGTGGCGTCGGCTTACACAATGTTCGCCAACCAGGGCAAGCGCGTGTTGCCTATCGCTTATACGCGCATCACCAGTGGCAGCGGCGCAACGCTGAAAACGACGCAGACCGAGAGCCGCGACATCCTGCAACCGCAGGTCGCTTACCTGATGACCTCGATGTTGAAAGACGTGCTGGATCGCGGCACCGGCACGCGCGTGCGGGCGATGGGCTTCAAAGGCATCGCGGCGGGCAAAACCGGTTCCTCGCGCGACGGCTGGTTTGCGGGTTACACGCCGAATTTGGTCTGCGTGGTGTGGGTCGGGTTTGATGACAACTCCGATCTTGGTTTGACGGGCGGCGCGACGGCAGCGCCGATCTGGGCGGATTTCATGATCAAAGCGTTGCAACTGCGCCCCGACCTGGGCGGCGATTTCCAAGACCCCGGCGATCTGGTGACCGTAGACATTGACCCCGCGACCGGCATGGTCGCGCAAACCGACACGCCCAACGTGCGCCACGAACTGTTTTTGCGCGGCACCGAACCCGGCCCCGGCACGCCCTATTCACCGGATGGCGACAACCCTGAACCTGTCCCCACACCGAAACCCGTCAAACTGGAAGAACCTCCCTACGTCGAACCGAAACCGCCTGCCGCCAAAGAAAAGAGCGGCGAACGCCTGGCCCGCAACCCGAATGGCGAACTGCCCAACTATTCATCGCCAATGGTTTCCATTCAGGTTTGCGCGCTGACCGGCTTGCTGCCCGTGCGGGGCGTTTGTACGCGCACGGCCTGGCGCAAATTCGCTTACGGCAAAGAGCCGACCGATGATTGCAGCGAGTCGCGCCACGAACGGCAGCGGCTGATCGGCACGAATGGCGGACAGGAGCGTTAA
- a CDS encoding cytochrome P450 yields the protein MTIAEKRIAPGPKQIFPVINLFTLRRDPLNFLARMAREYGDLAHFYLGPQPVFLLNHPDYIRDVLVTHGKQFMKGEGLQRAKRLLGEGLLTSEGEFHLRQRRLLQPAFHRQRIAGYAATMVAYADRASQRWQPGAQLDSAREMMHLTLAIAGKTLFGTDVEGEADEIGRALSNAMEQFNRLTLPFAQLLEKLPLPLTRKFQKARERLDATIYRIIEERRSSFEATGEDRGDLLSMLLAARDEEGDGTGMTDEQLRDEAMTIFLAGHETTANALTWTWYLLSQHPDIEAKFHAEIDAVLNGRLPTAEDYPRLCYTEMIFAEAMRLYPPAWIIGRRALTDYSINGYHVPARSILLMSQFVTHHDARWFPDPYQFDPERWTPQAKEARPKFAYFPFGGGNRVCIGEQFAWLEGVLVLATLAQRWRMRLVAGHHVELQPIVTLRPKAGPQGAMPMVLERR from the coding sequence ATGACCATCGCAGAAAAACGCATCGCCCCCGGACCGAAACAAATCTTTCCCGTCATCAATCTGTTTACCTTGCGGCGTGACCCGCTCAACTTCCTGGCGCGGATGGCGCGCGAATACGGTGATCTGGCCCATTTCTATTTGGGGCCGCAGCCGGTCTTCCTGCTCAATCATCCCGATTACATTCGTGACGTACTGGTCACGCATGGCAAACAATTCATGAAAGGCGAAGGCTTGCAGCGCGCCAAACGTTTGCTGGGCGAAGGGCTGTTGACCAGCGAGGGCGAATTCCATTTGCGCCAGCGCCGCCTGCTGCAACCGGCTTTTCATCGCCAACGCATCGCCGGTTACGCCGCGACGATGGTCGCATACGCCGACCGCGCGAGTCAGCGTTGGCAGCCCGGCGCGCAACTCGACAGCGCGCGCGAGATGATGCACCTGACGCTGGCGATTGCGGGCAAGACGCTCTTTGGCACCGATGTCGAAGGCGAAGCCGACGAAATCGGCAGAGCCTTGAGCAATGCGATGGAGCAGTTCAACCGGCTGACCTTGCCCTTTGCGCAACTGCTGGAAAAACTGCCGCTGCCCCTGACACGCAAGTTTCAAAAGGCCCGCGAACGGCTGGACGCCACGATTTACCGCATCATCGAAGAGCGCCGCAGCAGCTTTGAGGCCACCGGCGAAGATCGCGGCGACCTGCTCTCGATGCTGCTGGCCGCGCGCGACGAAGAGGGCGACGGCACCGGCATGACCGACGAACAGTTGCGTGACGAAGCCATGACCATCTTTCTGGCCGGGCACGAGACGACGGCCAATGCGCTGACCTGGACGTGGTACCTGTTGTCGCAGCACCCCGACATCGAAGCCAAATTCCACGCCGAAATTGACGCAGTGTTGAACGGGCGTTTGCCCACGGCTGAAGATTATCCGCGCTTGTGTTACACCGAGATGATCTTTGCCGAAGCCATGCGCTTGTATCCGCCCGCCTGGATCATCGGGCGGCGCGCGTTGACCGACTATTCGATCAACGGCTATCACGTACCCGCGCGTTCGATCCTGCTGATGAGTCAATTCGTCACGCACCACGACGCGCGCTGGTTCCCCGATCCTTACCAATTCGACCCCGAACGCTGGACGCCGCAGGCCAAAGAGGCGCGGCCCAAGTTTGCGTATTTCCCCTTCGGCGGCGGCAATCGCGTCTGCATCGGCGAGCAATTCGCGTGGCTGGAAGGCGTGCTGGTGCTGGCAACGCTGGCGCAACGCTGGCGCATGCGGCTGGTCGCAGGGCATCACGTCGAACTGCAACCCATCGTCACGCTGCGTCCGAAAGCGGGGCCGCAGGGGGCGATGCCGATGGTGCTTGAGCGGCGATGA
- a CDS encoding NYN domain-containing protein gives MYLIDGNNVIGQRGRGYETWYRDKPAARRRLLEELAQLAASKKLRLTAVFDGAPEAHFPDGSSFRGVKVFYARAGADADARIVELVEAERNRKALTVVTSDTALIARVRVCGVRVMRAGEFRQLMNEASQTRAVVAANPVVKEEELGNWLRYFGVAEEDEWEGEEEF, from the coding sequence ATGTACCTGATTGACGGCAACAACGTGATCGGTCAGCGCGGGCGCGGGTACGAAACCTGGTACCGCGACAAACCGGCGGCGCGGCGGCGCTTGTTGGAAGAGTTAGCGCAATTGGCCGCCAGCAAAAAGCTGCGCTTGACGGCGGTGTTTGACGGCGCGCCCGAAGCGCATTTCCCCGACGGATCAAGCTTTCGCGGCGTGAAAGTGTTTTACGCCCGCGCCGGTGCGGATGCCGATGCGCGCATCGTTGAATTGGTCGAAGCCGAACGGAATCGCAAAGCCTTGACGGTCGTGACTTCAGACACGGCCTTGATCGCGCGCGTGCGGGTGTGCGGCGTGCGGGTGATGCGGGCGGGCGAATTCCGGCAACTCATGAACGAAGCCAGCCAGACGCGTGCGGTGGTCGCGGCCAACCCCGTCGTCAAAGAGGAAGAGTTGGGGAATTGGCTGCGTTATTTTGGCGTCGCGGAAGAAGACGAGTGGGAAGGGGAAGAGGAGTTTTGA
- a CDS encoding DNA-3-methyladenine glycosylase 2 family protein → MTRIKRSTNAPPQVLDEASLLRGVDVLAARDADLAAIVMRFGPPPLWERATGFATLVHLILEQQVSLASAKAAFVKLQTALGEVEPHLLLTLTDEELKAIGFSRQKTRYARLLAEAVRDGQLDFAQLAILDDEGVRAVLTQLKGIGVWTADCYLLMALRRPDVWPHGDLALAVAWQQLKQLPARPSYAELGVVAERWRPWRAVAARLLWHNYLSERRR, encoded by the coding sequence ATGACAAGAATCAAACGCAGCACCAACGCACCGCCACAGGTTTTGGATGAAGCCAGTTTGCTACGTGGCGTGGATGTCTTAGCCGCGCGCGATGCCGATTTGGCTGCGATTGTCATGCGCTTTGGCCCGCCGCCACTGTGGGAACGCGCCACGGGGTTTGCCACGCTCGTCCATCTCATCCTCGAACAGCAAGTCTCGCTGGCTTCGGCCAAGGCCGCCTTCGTCAAATTGCAAACGGCGCTTGGAGAAGTCGAACCACATTTGTTGTTGACCCTCACCGATGAGGAATTGAAAGCCATCGGTTTCAGCCGCCAGAAAACACGCTATGCCCGGCTGCTGGCCGAGGCTGTGCGCGACGGCCAACTCGATTTTGCGCAGTTGGCCATACTGGATGACGAGGGCGTGCGTGCGGTGCTCACGCAATTGAAAGGCATCGGTGTGTGGACGGCGGATTGTTATTTATTGATGGCCTTGCGGCGGCCCGATGTTTGGCCGCACGGCGACCTGGCGTTGGCCGTGGCCTGGCAGCAACTCAAGCAGCTTCCGGCACGGCCTTCGTATGCGGAATTGGGCGTGGTGGCAGAACGTTGGCGGCCCTGGCGCGCTGTGGCCGCGCGGCTCTTGTGGCACAACTACCTGAGCGAACGGCGGCGTTGA